The Listeria cossartiae subsp. cossartiae genome includes the window TGAGTTATCGATATATGAGAATGTTATTAATGTTTGATATGCCGACAGACACAGCCAAAGAAAGAAAAGCGTACCGTCAATTTCGACGCTTTATACTGAGCGAGGGTTTTATTATGCATCAATATTCCGTTTATAGTAAAATTTTATTAAATGGAACTGCTAGTAAGGCAATGCTCGCGCGCTTGAAACAACAAAATCCTAAAAAA containing:
- the cas2 gene encoding CRISPR-associated endonuclease Cas2 — translated: MSYRYMRMLLMFDMPTDTAKERKAYRQFRRFILSEGFIMHQYSVYSKILLNGTASKAMLARLKQQNPKKGLITLLTVTEKQFARMVYLSGEQNKSVGNSDARLIFLGDAIDEF